A window of Ranitomeya variabilis isolate aRanVar5 chromosome 2, aRanVar5.hap1, whole genome shotgun sequence contains these coding sequences:
- the LOC143808939 gene encoding uncharacterized protein LOC143808939, whose protein sequence is MSSPVSSSDEEFQPRQSEVDHVSESTSTEGQRGTEQRSQGPGGRRQRVSQRDDDRIDNDLLISLVQERVPLWDSRDKQHAVNTVLRRLWSEVAQALWDGWENSTPRVRNAFVEKVRTRWRSMKDRFNCDLRAEKSAASGSGARHRLYKYHRVLAFLRPVLLMRTTHCTTVATGAGAVLQPEATDPSQPSSSAAPGGSSTLTGDQGAGPSGLPLSQSSFAAPILAGSSRQRQRASDRSLMPEFLHLSSVLHDAIKALGCRQKR, encoded by the exons atgtcttctccggtttcctcgtctgatgaggagttccagccacgtcaatcagaagtggatcacgtgagcgag agcacttcaacagagggacagagaggtactgagcagcggagtcaaggtccaggtggaagacggcagcgg gtttcacaacgggacgacgaccggattgataatgacctgctgatcagtctggtccaggagcgagtcccgttgtgggacagccgggataaacagcacgccgtcaatactgttctccgtcgtttgtggagtgaggtggcccaagcgttgtgggatggctgggagaattccacgccacgggtccgtaatgcatttg tggaaaaagtaaggacacgttggcgttccatgaaggaccgcttcaactgtgacctacgtgcagagaagagtgcagctagtggttccggagcaaggcaccggctctacaaataccaccgtgtgttggccttcctgagaccggtccttctcatgagaac cacacactgcacgactgtcgccacaggtgctggagcggtccttcagccggaagccacggacccgtcacagccatccagcagcgcagcaccaggtgggtcttccacactcactggagaccagggggctggcccatcaggtcttcccctttcgcagtcctctttcgctgcacccattttggcgggctcatcccggcagcgacagagggcttcggataggtccctcatgcccgagtttttacacttgagctcggttttacatgatgctatcaaggctttag gatgtcgccaaaagcgttga